A stretch of Myxocyprinus asiaticus isolate MX2 ecotype Aquarium Trade chromosome 42, UBuf_Myxa_2, whole genome shotgun sequence DNA encodes these proteins:
- the LOC127432790 gene encoding protein FAM136A-like: MAEAQQARMQKAVEDMVQSLERDYIRKMQAQMFRCSAECCERPSDSMNQVHQCIDRCHTPLAKAQGLVTSELEKFQDRLTRCTMHCNDKAKDLFDSGAKEPVVRALMDSCVSSCVDEHLNMLPSMTRRLKDSLNSIPQ; this comes from the exons ATGGCAGAAGCACAGCAGGCTCGAATGCAGAAGGCAGTTGAAGATATGGTTCAGAGTCTGGAGAGAGATTACATCCGTAAGATGCAG GCACAGATGTTTCGCTGCAGTGCAGAATGCTGCGAGCGTCCTAGTGACTCCATGAACCAGGTGCATCAGTGTATAGACCGCTGCCACACACCACTGGCCAAAGCTCAAGGATTGGTTACTAGTGAGCTTGAAAAATTTCAG GACCGTCTCACAAGATGTACGATGCATTGTAATGACAAGGCCAAGGACCTGTTTGACTCCGGGGCGAAAGAGCCAGTCGTGCGGGCACTGATGGACAGCTGTGTGAGCAGTTGTGTGGATGAGCACCTCAACATGCTGCCCAGTATGACCCGCAGACTTAAAGACAGCTTGAACTCAATACCTCAGTGA
- the gmcl1 gene encoding germ cell-less protein-like 1 isoform X2, whose amino-acid sequence MGSLGSRFQSSPRGPEEAAERQCAGNRHGCKCRKRKRSSHCECDSEPEEEDSQLDTPRRKKLKSTSKYIYQTLFLNGENSDIQIRALGQEWNLHKIYLCQSGYFSSMFSGSWKESNMMVIELEIPDQNIDTEALQVVFGSLYRDDVLIKPSRVVNILAAACMLQLDGLIHQCGETMKENVNVKTVSSYYNAATMYGLDSVMKKCLEWLLNNLMTHQNVDLMKELGVEMMELLIQSSDLFVMQVEMDVYTALKKWMFLQLNPSWDGPIKQLLLDADAWLCKRRSESGEEEPFLNTDDGIPFVPVFRHIRLQYIINDLASARMLERDNILPPEWLSTVYKKQWFAMLRTEHENDNGPQDANKEEFELNSMRCGRKLIKDGDYCWRWTGFNYGFDLLVTYTNRFIIFKRNTLSQPCGGAVSLQPRRHLAYRLRLASFDQNGKVVCSRSTGYQLVTLEKDQEYVVMNLDSRLLSFPLYVCCNFLYTSPSNERRGETPEPESSARSVS is encoded by the exons ATGGGTTCACTTGGGAGCCGGTTTCAGTCGTCACCCCGGGGCCCGGAGGAAGCCGCGGAGAGGCAGTGTGCTGGAAACAGGCACGGTTGTAAGTGCAGGAAGAGGAAACGCAGCTCTCATTGTGAGTGTGACAGTGAGCCAGAGGAAGAGGACAGTCAGCTGGACACACCACGCAG AAAGAAGTTAAAAAGCACCTCTAAGTATATCTACCAGACACTTTTTCTGAATGGAGAGAACAGCGACATCCAGATCCGTGCCCTGGGGCAAGAGTGGAACCTGCACAAAATTTACTTGTGTCAG TCAGGCTATTTCTCCAGCATGTTCAGTGGATCCTGGAAGGAATCCAACATGATGGTCATAGAGCTCGAGATCCCAGACCAGAACATTGACACAGAGG CCCTACAAGTGGTTTTTGGGTCACTGTACAGGGATGACGTATTGATCAAACCAAGCCGGGTCGTGAACATTCTCGCTGCGGCTTGCATGCTCCAACTG GATGGACTGATCCATCAGTGTGGAGAGACCATGAAGGAGAACGTGAACGTGAAGACCGTTTCCAGCTATTATAATGCCGCCACCATGTACGGCTTGGACTCCGTCATGAAGAA GTGTTTAGAGTGGCTCCTCAATAACCTCATGACTCATCAGAACGTGGACCTAATGAAGGAGCTTGG GGTGGAAATGATGGAACTGCTCATTCAGTCCTCTGATCTGTTTGTAATGCAAGTGGAGATGGACGTTTACACCGCACTGAAAAAG TGGATGTTTTTGCAGCTTAATCCATCGTGGGACGGCCCTATTAAACAGCTTCTGCTCGATGCAGATGCCTGGCTTTGTAAAAGAAGAAGTG AGTCTGGAGAGGAGGAACCATTTCTGAACACAGATGATGGGATACCCTTCGTCCCTGTTTTCAGACACATCCGCCTGCAGTACATCATCAATGACCTGGCATCTGCCCGTATGCTGGAACGAGACAACATTCTGCCTCCGG AGTGGCTGAGCACTGTGTACAAAAAGCAGTGGTTTGCCATGCTGAGGACAGAACATGAAAATGATAACGG ACCTCAAGATGCCAATAAAGAGGAGTTTGAGCTGAACAGCATGCGCTGTGGCCGAAAACTGATCAAGGATGGAGAT TACTGTTGGCGATGGACAGGGTTCAATTATGGCTTTGACCTGTTGGTGACCTACACTAACCGCTTCATTATCTTTAAAAGAAACACTCTCAGTCAGCCATGTGGGGGCGCTGTTAGTTTACAGCCACGACGGCACCTTGCGTACCG aTTGCGGCTTGCGTCATTTGATCAAAATGGAAAAGTGGTTTGCAGCCGGTCAACTGGCTACCAGCTTGTTACTCTTGAAAAGGACCAG GAATACGTGGTGATGAATCTGGACAGTCGGCTCTTGTCTTTTCCTCTATATGTGTGCTGTAACTTCCTCTACACGTCACCGTCCAATGAGAGGAGAGGTGAGACACCAGAGCCAGAGAGTAGCGCGCGCAGCGTGTCATGA
- the gmcl1 gene encoding germ cell-less protein-like 1 isoform X1 has protein sequence MRAEIIMGSLGSRFQSSPRGPEEAAERQCAGNRHGCKCRKRKRSSHCECDSEPEEEDSQLDTPRRKKLKSTSKYIYQTLFLNGENSDIQIRALGQEWNLHKIYLCQSGYFSSMFSGSWKESNMMVIELEIPDQNIDTEALQVVFGSLYRDDVLIKPSRVVNILAAACMLQLDGLIHQCGETMKENVNVKTVSSYYNAATMYGLDSVMKKCLEWLLNNLMTHQNVDLMKELGVEMMELLIQSSDLFVMQVEMDVYTALKKWMFLQLNPSWDGPIKQLLLDADAWLCKRRSESGEEEPFLNTDDGIPFVPVFRHIRLQYIINDLASARMLERDNILPPEWLSTVYKKQWFAMLRTEHENDNGPQDANKEEFELNSMRCGRKLIKDGDYCWRWTGFNYGFDLLVTYTNRFIIFKRNTLSQPCGGAVSLQPRRHLAYRLRLASFDQNGKVVCSRSTGYQLVTLEKDQEYVVMNLDSRLLSFPLYVCCNFLYTSPSNERRGETPEPESSARSVS, from the exons atgagg gctGAAATAATTATGGGTTCACTTGGGAGCCGGTTTCAGTCGTCACCCCGGGGCCCGGAGGAAGCCGCGGAGAGGCAGTGTGCTGGAAACAGGCACGGTTGTAAGTGCAGGAAGAGGAAACGCAGCTCTCATTGTGAGTGTGACAGTGAGCCAGAGGAAGAGGACAGTCAGCTGGACACACCACGCAG AAAGAAGTTAAAAAGCACCTCTAAGTATATCTACCAGACACTTTTTCTGAATGGAGAGAACAGCGACATCCAGATCCGTGCCCTGGGGCAAGAGTGGAACCTGCACAAAATTTACTTGTGTCAG TCAGGCTATTTCTCCAGCATGTTCAGTGGATCCTGGAAGGAATCCAACATGATGGTCATAGAGCTCGAGATCCCAGACCAGAACATTGACACAGAGG CCCTACAAGTGGTTTTTGGGTCACTGTACAGGGATGACGTATTGATCAAACCAAGCCGGGTCGTGAACATTCTCGCTGCGGCTTGCATGCTCCAACTG GATGGACTGATCCATCAGTGTGGAGAGACCATGAAGGAGAACGTGAACGTGAAGACCGTTTCCAGCTATTATAATGCCGCCACCATGTACGGCTTGGACTCCGTCATGAAGAA GTGTTTAGAGTGGCTCCTCAATAACCTCATGACTCATCAGAACGTGGACCTAATGAAGGAGCTTGG GGTGGAAATGATGGAACTGCTCATTCAGTCCTCTGATCTGTTTGTAATGCAAGTGGAGATGGACGTTTACACCGCACTGAAAAAG TGGATGTTTTTGCAGCTTAATCCATCGTGGGACGGCCCTATTAAACAGCTTCTGCTCGATGCAGATGCCTGGCTTTGTAAAAGAAGAAGTG AGTCTGGAGAGGAGGAACCATTTCTGAACACAGATGATGGGATACCCTTCGTCCCTGTTTTCAGACACATCCGCCTGCAGTACATCATCAATGACCTGGCATCTGCCCGTATGCTGGAACGAGACAACATTCTGCCTCCGG AGTGGCTGAGCACTGTGTACAAAAAGCAGTGGTTTGCCATGCTGAGGACAGAACATGAAAATGATAACGG ACCTCAAGATGCCAATAAAGAGGAGTTTGAGCTGAACAGCATGCGCTGTGGCCGAAAACTGATCAAGGATGGAGAT TACTGTTGGCGATGGACAGGGTTCAATTATGGCTTTGACCTGTTGGTGACCTACACTAACCGCTTCATTATCTTTAAAAGAAACACTCTCAGTCAGCCATGTGGGGGCGCTGTTAGTTTACAGCCACGACGGCACCTTGCGTACCG aTTGCGGCTTGCGTCATTTGATCAAAATGGAAAAGTGGTTTGCAGCCGGTCAACTGGCTACCAGCTTGTTACTCTTGAAAAGGACCAG GAATACGTGGTGATGAATCTGGACAGTCGGCTCTTGTCTTTTCCTCTATATGTGTGCTGTAACTTCCTCTACACGTCACCGTCCAATGAGAGGAGAGGTGAGACACCAGAGCCAGAGAGTAGCGCGCGCAGCGTGTCATGA
- the ggcx gene encoding vitamin K-dependent gamma-carboxylase, whose amino-acid sequence MEPGASEATAGAPYAEPSKEKKKTSKDNKQAPPAPSEQTSTMKRLFGFEKEDVSSWHRLVCLLNRPTDPASLGIFRFLFGMLMALDITQERGLSHLDYKYLDGAPVCRFPLFNFLKPLPMDWMFFVYFVMFLGAVGIMLGCFYRLACLMFISTYWYVFFLDKTAWNNHSYLYGLIGFQLTLMDANRYWSLDGLRTPKKRNIHVPLWNYTVLRAQIFIVYFIAGVKKLDADWVEGYSMKYLAHHWLFDPFKLILPVELVSLMVIHGGGLILDLTAGYLLFFDATRPVTIFFVSYFHCMNSQLFSIGMFSYTMLATSPLFCYPDWPRRFFGRFPEFLQPVLPLVSPPPSPSSSCVYPNLPSGSGEQDEGNAAPKTSTPSFKHKLGAIFTILYIAEQLFLPYSHFITQGYNNWTNGLYGYSWDMMVHSRSHQHVKITYRDTVTGELGYLNPGVFTQSRRWKDHGDMLKQYATCLSQNLPRFNITDPEIYFDIWVSINDRFQQRIFDPRVDIVKADWSPFRPNSWLMPLLVDLSPWRSKFEEIEGSLDNQTEVVFIADFPGLHLENYVSEDLGNTSVQVLEGQVKVEIVDEKKNYSLKPGEKMQLPAGAYHKVYTVSEGPSCYMYIYVNTTEAELQKNFTKLFELQEKVRNGSETEPLPPELQPLITGLNEQDSNDSVIDPVVRLFLKRQKRMQEVKKRREASVVERFERFASKKYYTIRRGFLMTAIALRNLAVGLPPLEQLTQEVAYANLKEPEAEASQNERLKDEVGHGEL is encoded by the exons ATGGAGCCTGGGGCGAGTGAAGCGACAGCag GTGCTCCATACGCTGAACCatccaaagaaaagaaaaagaccaGTAAGGACAACAAACAGGCACCCCCTGCCCCATCAGAGCAAACCAGCACGATGAAGCGTCTATTTGGTTTTGAGAAGGAAGACGTTTCCTCATGGCATCGGCTGGTGTGTCTCCTGAATCGTCCCACTGACCCGGCCTCACTGGGCATTTTCCGTTTCTTATTTG GAATGTTGATGGCACTGGATATAACCCAGGAACGAGGCCTCAGTCACCTGGACTACAAGTATTTAGATGGGGCACCCGTGTGCCGATTTCCCCTTTTCAACTTCCTCAAGCCTCTTCCCATGGACTGGATGTTCTTCGTTTACTTTGTGATGTTCCTTG gtgCTGTTGGTATCATGCTCGGCTGTTTTTACCGCCTTGCCTGTCTGATGTTTATATCCACTTACTGGTACGTTTTCTTCTTGGACAAAACGGCCTGGAACAACCACTCTTATCTGTATGGACTCATTGGCTTCCAGCTTACGCTCATGGATGCCAACAGATACTG GTCCTTAGATGGACTCCGGACCCCCAAGAAGAGGAACATTCATGTACCGCTGTGGAACTACACTGTGCTCAGAGCTCAA ATTTTCATAGTGTACTTCATCGCTGGGGTCAAGAAACTTGATGCTGATTGGGTGGAGGGCTACTCGATGAAATACTTAGCGCACCATTGGTTATTTGACCCTTTCAA ACTGATCTTGCCTGTTGAATTGGTCAGTCTGATGGTGATCCATGGAGGGGGTCTGATTTTGGACCTCACAGCTGGGTATCTGCTGTTCTTTGATGCCACTCGGCCTGTCACCATTTTCTTCGTCAGCTATTTCCACTGCATGAATTCCCAGCTCTTTAGCATAg GAATGTTTTCCTACACCATGTTGGCCACAAGCCCTCTCTTCTGCTACCCTGACTGGCCCAGGCGCTTTTTTGGACGTTTCCCAGAGTTCCTCCAGCCTGTACTGCCCCTCGTCTCTCCTCCCCCAAGCCCCAGCTCCTCGTGCGTGTACCCTAATCTACCCAGTGGGTCTGGAGAACAAGATGAGGGCAATGCTGCTCCCAAAACCTCCACACCAAGCTTTAAACACAAGCTCGGAGCCATCTTCACCATCCTGTACATCGCAGAGCAGCTCTTCTTGCCTTACTCCCACTTCATCACACAG GGCTATAATAACTGGACAAATGGACTGTATGGCTACTCATGGGACATGATGGTTCACTCTCGCTCACATCAGCATGTGAAGATCACCTACAGAGACACTGTAACTGGAGAGCTTGGATACCTGAACCCTGGA GTTTTTACTCAGAGCCGGAGATGGAAAGATCATGGGGACATGTTGAAGCAGTATGCTACATGCCTTAGCCAAAATCTGCCCCGCTTCAATATCACAGACCCAGAGATCTACTTTGACATTTGGGTGTCCATAAATGACCGCTTCCAACAAAG GATATTTGACCCACGTGTTGACATCGTGAAAGCCGACTGGTCCCCATTTCGCCCCAATTCATGGCTCATGCCCCTGCTGGTCGACCTCTCGCCGTGGAGGAGTAAATTTGAGGAGATCGAGGGGTCTTTAGACAACCAGACTGAAGTGGTCTTCATCGCTGACTTCCCAG GCCTTCATCTTGAAAATTATGTGAGTGAGGATCTGGGGAACACCAGCGTTCAGGTTCTAGAGGGTCAAGTGAAAGTTGAAATAGTTGACGAAAAGAAGAACTACAGTTTAAAACCAGGAGAGAAGATGCAG CTTCCAGCTGGTGCGTACCATAAGGTGTACACAGTGTCTGAAGGCCCATCGTGTTACATGTACATCTATGTAAATACTACTGAGGCAGAACTGCAGAAGAACTTCACCAAGCTTTTTGAACTTCAGGAGAAAGTACGAAACGGATCAG AGACAGAGCCGTTACCTCCTGAGCTGCAGCCGCTGATCACTGGCCTAAACGAGCAGGACTCAAACGACAGCGTAATTGACCCTGTAGTGCGACTCTTCCTGAAACGACAGAAGCGAATGCAAGAGGTGAAGAAGCGGCGAGAAGCTTCTGTTGTCGAGAGGTTCGAGAGATTTGCCTCGAAGAAATACTACACCATTAGACGAGG GTTCCTGATGACTGCCATCGCTTTGCGTAATTTGGCAGTGGGTTTGCCGCCGCTAGAGCAACTGACGCAAGAAGTGGCCTACGCCAACCTTAAGGAGCCTGAGGCCGAAGCCAGTCAGAACGAGCGTTTGAAAGATGAGGTCGGTCATGGAGAGCTGTAA
- the LOC127432773 gene encoding sorting nexin-24-like isoform X3, which produces MHPIEVSIPSFRSEGSNVEKGYTVFKIEVLMCGRQHTVEKRYSEFHALHNMLKKIIKTAEIPSKHVRNWVPKVLEQRRQGLELYLQAIIMENEVLPKIFLDFLNIRHFPSLPKTESCGKLTHQPALLFQRDPYLLPTTNDTFSNMVIEGVIRGIFYPDFQPR; this is translated from the exons ATGCATCCCATAGAAGTGTCAATCCCGTCTTTTCGATCGGAGGGCAGTAACGTGGAGAAGGGCTACACG GTTTTCAAGATCGAGGTGCTGATGTGTGGTAGACAGCATACTGTTGAGAAACGATACAGTGAATTTCATGCTCTACATAATATG cttaaaAAGATAATTAAAACTGCTGAAATCCCTTCAAAACATGTGAGGAACTGGGTGCCTAAGGTTCTTGAGCAGAGAAGACAGGGGCTCGAACTCTATCTTCAG GCTATAATCATGGAAAATGAGGTTCTTCCAAAGATATTCTTGGATTTCCTCAATATCCGCCATTTCCCGTCACTGCCAAAAACAGAGAGTTGCGG TAAACTGACACACCAGCCAGCACTGCTCTTCCAGAGGGATCCATATCTGCTACCTACCACCAACG ATACATTTTCAAACATGGTCATTGAAGGTGTGATACGTGGAATATTCTATCCAGACTTCCAGCCGAGGTAG
- the LOC127432773 gene encoding sorting nexin-24-like isoform X4 yields the protein MHPIEVSIPSFRSEGSNVEKGYTVSYTDQFLKVFKIEVLMCGRQHTVEKRYSEFHALHNMAIIMENEVLPKIFLDFLNIRHFPSLPKTESCGKLTHQPALLFQRDPYLLPTTNDTFSNMVIEGVIRGIFYPDFQPR from the exons ATGCATCCCATAGAAGTGTCAATCCCGTCTTTTCGATCGGAGGGCAGTAACGTGGAGAAGGGCTACACGGTGAGTTACACTGATCAGTTTTTAAAG GTTTTCAAGATCGAGGTGCTGATGTGTGGTAGACAGCATACTGTTGAGAAACGATACAGTGAATTTCATGCTCTACATAATATG GCTATAATCATGGAAAATGAGGTTCTTCCAAAGATATTCTTGGATTTCCTCAATATCCGCCATTTCCCGTCACTGCCAAAAACAGAGAGTTGCGG TAAACTGACACACCAGCCAGCACTGCTCTTCCAGAGGGATCCATATCTGCTACCTACCACCAACG ATACATTTTCAAACATGGTCATTGAAGGTGTGATACGTGGAATATTCTATCCAGACTTCCAGCCGAGGTAG
- the LOC127432773 gene encoding sorting nexin-24-like isoform X2 codes for MHPIEVSIPSFRSEGSNVEKGYTVSYTDQFLKVFKIEVLMCGRQHTVEKRYSEFHALHNMLKKIIKTAEIPSKHVRNWVPKVLEQRRQGLELYLQAIIMENEVLPKIFLDFLNIRHFPSLPKTESCGKLTHQPALLFQRDPYLLPTTNDTFSNMVIEGVIRGIFYPDFQPR; via the exons ATGCATCCCATAGAAGTGTCAATCCCGTCTTTTCGATCGGAGGGCAGTAACGTGGAGAAGGGCTACACGGTGAGTTACACTGATCAGTTTTTAAAG GTTTTCAAGATCGAGGTGCTGATGTGTGGTAGACAGCATACTGTTGAGAAACGATACAGTGAATTTCATGCTCTACATAATATG cttaaaAAGATAATTAAAACTGCTGAAATCCCTTCAAAACATGTGAGGAACTGGGTGCCTAAGGTTCTTGAGCAGAGAAGACAGGGGCTCGAACTCTATCTTCAG GCTATAATCATGGAAAATGAGGTTCTTCCAAAGATATTCTTGGATTTCCTCAATATCCGCCATTTCCCGTCACTGCCAAAAACAGAGAGTTGCGG TAAACTGACACACCAGCCAGCACTGCTCTTCCAGAGGGATCCATATCTGCTACCTACCACCAACG ATACATTTTCAAACATGGTCATTGAAGGTGTGATACGTGGAATATTCTATCCAGACTTCCAGCCGAGGTAG
- the LOC127432773 gene encoding sorting nexin-24-like isoform X5: MHPIEVSIPSFRSEGSNVEKGYTVFKIEVLMCGRQHTVEKRYSEFHALHNMAIIMENEVLPKIFLDFLNIRHFPSLPKTESCGKLTHQPALLFQRDPYLLPTTNDTFSNMVIEGVIRGIFYPDFQPR; encoded by the exons ATGCATCCCATAGAAGTGTCAATCCCGTCTTTTCGATCGGAGGGCAGTAACGTGGAGAAGGGCTACACG GTTTTCAAGATCGAGGTGCTGATGTGTGGTAGACAGCATACTGTTGAGAAACGATACAGTGAATTTCATGCTCTACATAATATG GCTATAATCATGGAAAATGAGGTTCTTCCAAAGATATTCTTGGATTTCCTCAATATCCGCCATTTCCCGTCACTGCCAAAAACAGAGAGTTGCGG TAAACTGACACACCAGCCAGCACTGCTCTTCCAGAGGGATCCATATCTGCTACCTACCACCAACG ATACATTTTCAAACATGGTCATTGAAGGTGTGATACGTGGAATATTCTATCCAGACTTCCAGCCGAGGTAG
- the LOC127432773 gene encoding uncharacterized protein LOC127432773 isoform X1 encodes MSAEIPDSAIEPAGFSVHRADIAKDLSGKTRGGGVCFMINKSWCDQRNVHSIKSFCSPDLEFLMLLCRPFWLPREFTAVIITAVYIPPQADTDRALKELYGIISKQETTHPEAAFIVTGDFNKASLKSVAPKYHQHISFNTRGDRVLDHCYSPLQDGDKSLPRPPFGKSDHSSILPLPAYRQKLKQEAPTLRTIQCWSDQSDSSLQDCFDHTDWEMFWSTSDDDIELYADSVMCFIRTCVEEVIPTRTVRIYPNQKPWINSDVRAALNVRTSAFNSGNAEEHKQASQNSKMSVQEQD; translated from the coding sequence atgtctgcggagattccagactcagccattgaacccgcggggttctccgtgcaccgagcggacatagcgaaagacctctcaggtaaaactagaggaggtggtgtatgttttatgatcaacaaatcctggtgtgatcagaggaacgtacattccatcaagtctttctgttctcctgatctggaatttctcatgcttctgtgtcgaccattctggctaccgagggaattcacagcggtcattatcactgctgtgtacatcccaccacaagctgacacagaccgggcactcaaggaactgtatgggattataagcaagcaggaaaccacgcaccctgaggccgcgttcattgtgaccggggactttaataaagccagtttaaaatcagtcgcaccaaaataccaccagcacattagtttcaacacacgaggggaccgggttttggaccattgctactctccgttacAGGATGGcgacaaatccctcccccgcccaccatttggcaaatcggaccactcttccattctgcctctgcccgcttacaggcagaaattgaaacaggaagcacccaccctcagaacgatccagtgctggtcggaccaatcagactcttcgctacaagactgttttgatcacacagactgggagatgttctggtccacctctgatgacgacatcgagctttacgctgatagcgtaatgtgtttcatcagaacgtgcgtagaggaagtgattccgaccagaactgtacgaatctatccgaatcagaagccttggattaatagcgatgttcgcgcggcacttaatgtgcggacctccgcttttaattccgggaacgcggaggagcataaacaagccagtcaaaacagcaaaatgtcagtacaggagcaagattga